TGAGGTGTTACATTTTctttgaaaataatatttttacaatcttaaaaaaatattttaaaaatatgattctattatttttattttaaaattttgatattAAATGTGTAAAGAatgtataaatatgattataccGAATATATACGGTGAGTATACCGAATATCGTAGTTAAATTTTAGATTCAATGTCAAAAATATTACTTTTGATTTTATAAAATGAGTTAAACTACTCTTTTATTCTTTTAGGGAACTAATCTATTACAAATTCAAAAGAAATAAAACAGCCTAGTTGACATGTAattgtatagttttttttttggtaattgtatattatTAATAGGGAGAACGGAAATTTAAAATGtgttttcaagtttttttttaattatataaaaattaacaAATTTCTTCATGCTTCAAATCTAGCTAACTTAAAGATATGAATAGTTTTGACCACGCAATACTACTGAGATTTCATGTCATCCATAACTGTAAATTTTAATACCAAATTACATCACAAATAAGTTGTCATTACCATATTAGTGGATTATTAATTTTACACGTCACTTGATTCTGGTATAACTCtttctttaatttctattttaaggGGAAAAAGTGTACGTGGTATACATAATTTGGAATATATATTCCCTGAAAGtaaaaacatgcatatatttaCTACAATATGGTTCTATATCAATtcttaatcattaaaaaaaagttaaaatgaGGTATCTTAAAAGATCAATCACAAGTTTCTAATGTGGATATAATTTGCCATTGGTAAACtatatgaaaaaatatatattcatatatagatactggatataaataatatatcaatttcaaataaatatcttattttaattaaataatttatttatttatttttgtttaagtttatgtttgttctaatttttgaatttgagagtaacaagaagatattatatattatatgttggCTATTTAGGATTCCTTCCCGaattattacatataccaaatcGTGCCCCCTCAGTTTTTAAgcccgttaaaaattccccccgaactatTGAGTGTGTTGAATTGTGAGACTTCCTTCTAGTTCCGTTCAATTTTCATAACGGAGCTGTGATTTGGCAATTACCCCTACCGTGTGGCCTAACACGTTAGAGGTTGTTGAGAAATTTAtggaaaaataatacaaaaaaataacCCTAGTTCTATATATAATGGTTTAGGGTCTTTGTTAAGAACCTAGTTCTTCATGTGCAATCGgcttattccatttttttctctCAATCTGCACCAGCGAAGACCTTCATTTTTCATGGGTAGCCAGCAGATATGTCTTATTCCAACAATTCAATCAATAGTGGTAGAAGGTATGAGGAAGAGCTTCAATTTAATAAACCCATTTGTGATTGTGGGTTCGAGTCTGTAATCCGCACTTCTTGGACAGTTGATAATCCAGGTAGAAGGTTTTATGACTGCCCAAATTACAAGGTTAgttattagttaattatttttcttttaaatgggGTTATGACATTTTACAATATTGGTCCAGTGccgttttttttctttttgttttgcaGAGAAATGTGAATAATTGTTGTCAGTTTCTTAGATGGATAGACCCAATACATGGTGCAAGAAATATGAATAATTTAGGAGGGTTGTTTAGAAAGTTGGAGGAGATTGAGGCTAATGTTAAGCAGCTGCAAATTTTGGTTGAAGAAAGAAATGATGAAGTTGATAGAATGTTAAAGTTGTTGAAAAATGTTAAATTTGGTGTATGTATTTGTAGTGTAATATTtgcttttattttgtatttgataTTTGGCAGTGTTTGATATATGTAATAGGTAATGGTTGATATATGTAATGGGTAGCAATTATCATTTTGTTGTTATGACTAAAAgaaatgaattttttttgaatggtTACTAATCTAGCAGTCTGTATCATTTGTTGTTATGAACTGTTAAAATAAGAACTCCAAACAATAATGTGAATTCATGATAGCACTTGCGCTTGAATAAGAAACATGTTTACAAAGAGTTCCACAAAGGCCTTTTACACAATCATCACAAACTAATCGAAATGATAGACACAAATTAAGAACCTTCCTGCTGAGATGATGTACATAAACTAATCAATATGACAAATCTAAAATCTCAAAGTTCATGATCATCCTTTACACAAACTAATCAAAATGGAAGACATGATTTGCCAATTTTCCTGCTGATACACATTCAAAATGGTGAAAAGCATCCCAGTatccaaaaaaaaagaaaaagcatCCAATGGTCATATTCATGGGCCATTGTTCATTGATGCAACCCTCACTTTCTTCCTCAAAATGTTTCTACATTTATCTTGTTTGTTTGTTGGTTTCATTCGAATAGATTGCGTGGCCTGAGCTCTATTATGCAAAAATCAACAAGTTCAAAGGTTATAAAGGTGTAAAAAACCAAGCTAATAATAATCAATGATTTCATAAGTTGTTTGAAGTACCTGAAACTGTTGAGTGGTTTCTTGTGCGCTTGTTTTTTTTGGGTTGATGAGCTTACTGAATCATGAGGCATTGGATTATGATTTCTTGCATAAGTTACAAGATCCTTTGGTGGGTTCTTCTTAGCCTATAAAACAAGTTAAAGCAACCAAATTAGCAACATTTATGTAATTTCAAAACTGAAATAGAAACAACatcataaataaattaaaaagagcATACCGAAGTTGCTGCATTTCTTGCACATGTTCTAAAATTGTGCCCCTTTTCACCGCAGCCAGAACAGTTAATTGTGACATATCTTCTTTTCAATTTCTTTCCAATAGTTGAAGTCATTTCATCAAGCTCCAATTTCCTTGATTTCTTTGGCTTGCCTGGCTATTTTTTGCAAATAGGGCTAACCATTGCAACCTTCCCACTTCTAGGCCACTCATCTTGATTTCTAATCGGGAAAATTTGGTGAGAGTAAGCCTTCATGTAGTATTCTTTCATGTACCACTTACTGACATACAACtcaggatcttgtttattatGCCAAATAGCAGCCACTGCATGGCTACATAGAATGGCACTAAGTTCCCATTTTCTACATGAACACACCCACGTTTTCAAATCCACAGAGTACATGAACCCATACATGGTTTGGATCTGGTAGATCAAATCTCCTGACTTTGTGGACAAGTGTGATCCAGCTTCAACCTTGATTTATTCAAGAATGATCACTATTTTTGGTGCAAGGTTAGAATTCCATGTGTTTGCAGTCTGTCTATTTTTGGTCATTCTTTGCATCAAGTACATCCTGAGTCGCTCTAGTATTGGCAATATTGGTTTGTCTCTAGCAGCCAATATTGATTTTGTCCCATTAAAAGCCTCGCACATGTTATTCAACAGAATATCACATTTAGGGTTAGTCCTAAAGTGTGATCTAGACCAATGTTTTGGACCTGCAGCAATCAACCATTCATAAGCAAAACACACCCAAGGGTAGTTAACACCCTTACATTGTGCCCTGACTCTATGTGGATCATTCCTCTTAAACCATATATCCTTTTTTGTATTGCATACTCCCTTATTGCTTGCTTAAACACTTTTCCTGATGGAAAAGATAATCTCAATTTAAAGGTTGGTTTGGCCATGTTAGTTGTTGCTACAAACTCAGGCAAATCAGGTAGTTTCACttttttcattcttttctttcctttgtggAACTCACTACCATCATTCACATCACTCTCATCCTTAGTTGTGCTATCACGTGCACCCATTTCATTGTCAGATTCCACCATACTCCCATCTCCGACATCAATTTCTACATGCATTTTTCCCTTCCTTAGAAAATCTTGTTCGGCCATTTGGCCGACATCCATTCCATCATCATCCTGTGCATACTCTGGGTCTCCTTCATAATCATCAGCTTCAACATCACTTTCTTCAGTACTATCATCCCAACTTCAGATTCATTCCTAACTACACCCTCATCACCAAACTGAgttgtgtcattgaccaaatgaGGAGCATTTTCTGTCAAGTGTTCCCCTACCAAATCAGCTGCATTTCTTGTCAAGTTTTCCTCTACCAAATCAAGCCCAAACTGAGGTGTGTTATCCACCAAATCAGGAGCACTTTCTCTCAAGTTCTCCTCTACCAAATCAGGCCCAAACTGAGTTGTTTCATTAACCAAATCTGGCCTACCCAAAAGAGGCCCAACATCATCATTTTGATTACCTAAAGCAGACCCAACATTAATCCCAACACTTCCCAGATCAGACCTATTCAAACTAATGCCATGTTATACATTTTGGGTCAAGTTTTCCTCACCCAAACCAGAACCGAGTTCATCATTTTCAACACCCAAACTAGGTCCCACACTAACCCCATTCACTCAATCAATTCCAGTAACAACAGAAGATTGACTTTCATTTAATTCAATTTGACTAAAAAAGCAGTCAACCACATGATTAATCTTAACAGAAGCACTAAATCTCTTAAGTAACACAGTGTCACTTCTTACACACTCCAGTGTCTTACGACTTGCCCACTTAAAATAATAACCAATTGAAGCAGGATCCAAGTAACCTAAATCCCTTGCTATTCCATGTAATTCAAATATGTTCATAGTGTCGACACTACAGTGATGCACATGATTAACCGCCCCACCAATGTAAGTACTAGGAAGGTTACCTATGTACTTTATTTCTCCTTTGTGATGCACCTTGAGAGTGAATGCAGAAGATGTTGGCTCTCcacaataaaaaaagaaaatataatatgtTAATCTGTCAAAACTAAGCAATTAGTGGCCCCAAAAAAACTTTGTACTTATTTAATAAATGGAATATTGACCAAGTTaaagcacacacacacacaccaatACCCCACCACAATCACCCATCAAAAGTCTTAAACAATTTCATTATACTCTGCACCCTAACTACAGAAGGACAAAACTATAGTCGGACCCAACAACACTAAAATGACCAAAAACACTTATTTCTATGTGTATAAATAACCTAAAGCATaagcataaacatttatttttggaACCAGAGTAGCCCATCATCTTGTTCATATAACATTTTCGGGAAAGAAAAATGCCGAAACAAAGGAGAAAATGAaacgaaggaaaaaaaaaacttaccattAAATGGAATCGCATCTTCATTCGTCTGCTTCGAGTAGCCTTTTTTTCTTCTAGCACGAACCTTCTTCCTCCCCATTATCGTCGACCCAACACTCACAATTCAACACACTAAAAATTTCCTCAAATGACAGCCCTAATTTCCTCCCCAGACTTATCTGATCCAATCGAAATACCCCTAAAACAATGTTCCAATTTTCCCTCCtaaaactccccacatcaccagcCATAGGTAGTCTAAGTGCAAGCTACGTCACATGAAAAAAATGCCACATGGTAGGGGCAATTGCCAAATCACAACTTCGTTATGAAAATTGAACGGAACTGGAAGGAAGTCTCACAATTCAACACACTCAatagttcggggggaatttttaacgggcTTAAAAACTGAGGGGGCACGATTTGGTATATGTAATAGtcccgggggggggggggaatcctaaatagccttatatgtttaatgtaatattaaatattatatgtggatttcaaatttaagtttattgctagttttaaaaaaaagtaatttgttgttatttgacagtagattatattatatgtttaatatgatattattctaataagtgagtttaaatttaattaaattttatttaagttataaaatgcatgattttattatttttaaataattatcattgtaaaatatctcaaaaatatcatattttaatttgtttaattatttattattttaaaataattatcattataaaatctctcaaaaatataatattttaatttttttaattaattattttattttatttgagtttaaGTAATGTTTACAAATtgccgttaaatataagaatattctgttaaagtcaacactaaaaaaataagaaacctttaaaattaaattttttaagaattttcgtTTCCTACGTacattttatatactttttatatagaagagatatatatatatttatttatttatttatttatacataaTGACACTAAATAATGAGCGCATGCAAACAAGAAAAAGCAACAACAAGATTTAAAAGAATGAGGCAATAATGTAAAATGTAATCAATACTTGAGACAAAGTAAGCATTGTGTTTTCTTACATGAATTGATCATCGCCCATTTCTAACTAATaaaaagttttttaaaaaaaaaaagttgtagtAACTTTCTCTAgataaatattatataattaacttCTAATTCGATCTATATATGAAGCTGATAACTCATTCTCTCGAGGTCACATCCTTCAGCCAATAATAATAATTACCCGTGACATGTAGGAGACTCTGAAAGTTAAGTTTTATAATATATATGCATATCTTTATATAATTCAAGAACACaagatataatatatatgtatattggcCCATCTAAAAAAGTTTTTGCTCTCCAAAAGCAAAAACGGACTACACTTTCACATGTCAAACTTGTACTATTATGGTCCCATCATGTTTAGATATTAACTTAACAAATAGTTATTACGAATCAATCATAAGCTACCTAGGGCAAAACTTTGGGAACTATATACATAGCCTTTATGTTTGATATAGTACTCTAaaaccatataaatatatatattttctatcaaTATTATTAATCTTAATTGGTACTCCACTGAAGAGATAGATGAGGAAAAGAGAGTATTATAATGTATGCATATTCGATCATTATTCCCTATTTCATGTAAGTATATACAATCGTGTGTACTACTTGATTTGAACACGAGAATTGAATATTAATTCTCTTTAGGATATTATAGATCAGCATCCCTCGTGGATAATCTTTTCTATGATTTTGTATTTAAAAAGCAAATATTAATTAACATTATGATGAATATGTTTCATTAtcttaatattaatatataatattaattactcaaaaGAAAATGGTATTGTGGCCACTAATGAGTAGTGTTGACGCAATGCATGCAAATTTCAACGAATGcataaaccaccaagaggaaagtTAACCAACACATGGTGACAATGAGTCAAATGACCATAGAAAGCTTATAATTATTGATCTCTTAAAGTCATATCCTTATTGATTATTATTTGATATATATACACATCTATGTTGTGTGTGCTGAGAATAGCATAGAGACTTTGATACTGCATTAGTTCTCATTGGTTCAAGtataagagaaaataaaataaaattatctttGGAAATGAAagcaataaaaaaaaaaccatacaatTAGAGACGGCTCAAGAGTTTAATCGTTTAGTGGGTGAACTAAACCCGTTAATGTGACTATCGAGAATCTAATTTTTTAATGCACAAATTAAAAACACAAAGCCCACCAACCTCACCAAGTCCCCAATTTTTGTCACTTCAGTTAGACAAGTGCGTTTAACAGAATTCTCTTGACGTACTGCTTATAACAAAGTTagtctaagaaaaaaaataatactattTAAACAAAGGCTCCACCAAAACCAGATCCATTGAAGTGATAAGGGTCAAAAACATTAAAAAAGATAGAATGAAACTATATCCATGATCTGTGTATCTTAGTTCTTAAGGGGCCCATTAAGTTTTTCTAAAAGTAAAATTCATAGTGGACCTTTGAGAATCAAGCTTAAAAGTAATTAAATATAAAGTACTAATTTAGTTTTATTTCCATTGCTATGTCACTAAGTCTCTGACTGATTTAGTTGCTCGTCCAAACTCAGAGGTGGGGCACCAACCCATGGaaggtattttggtcttttcaaaTAAGAAAGTTTTGGGGTGGGAAGGGATGATTCCAATGTGGGTTGGTTTGTGATGGGTTAGTTGTTCCACCTGATTGGTTTTCATTGTGCTTAAAATTTTATGATAAAAATATTGAGATTTTTACGGTCTAATTTTTGTTTTcagaaattttttatatttttatgattttttgtgtgtgttgttttcaagttatttttaggtttttttttgttgatgttcaattgttatttttttGAGTTAATGCGGTGAGTTACTTTCaagtttatttttaattgtttttccTAATATCGTATTTTTGTGattatgaaactttgaaaatcatatttttgaTAAGATGACACTTATTTttggagaaaaaaaaattagaaaccatcaaaaagtaaaaaaacaaaaaaatatatatttaagaaaaaaaacccaaaaatattTGAGGTGTAATTATGTATGTaataatatgtgtatatatacatattttatcTTGGgtttctgtaacgccccaactccagggaccgttacggtgtgccttgtaacagtgctaaactcgctaatcgagtcatttggccgaaatcgtgtaactaagtatgattagcggtttagggattaaaaactttggataagatgtaacgtttcattagaatgtttaatatatatgttgggatcccaaaattataatttcagagtctactacaagaagatatttacaacaggccgttctatgcggcaaaacagggtgtaaccctagttccttctcaacctcggccgtggtggacgagcagctgcatatgtacacctcatcacctaagctctccaactcaaggatggtctagctttcttttgcctttacctgcaccacatagcactcgtgagccgaagcccagcaagaaaactcatatgctcataaacagtcaaatcacgatatcaaatcatatctggcatgcctagcaaacacagatctattcagcatgcaaatgagctcaaacaatgctggggtatccaggataagaaatcctaaccttctgattggaggactatcaagtcaatcctgatcagatgagtgtcgcaacacttgaggtttcGATAAatcatgctgagtgaccgacaggcgagtcactaattcaaatggaagggtggttgttgggtaagcctctagccttcaataggttatggtaaaccatattgagtgactgacaagcaagtcactaattcaaatggaagggtggctgttgggtaagcctctagccttcaagcgcttataatgttcatcgacccttggggtcggtctggcattaatgctctttgagtcattcaatgctgatagtcgattagatctaatctttaatggcttgcgtgatacacgctaaggccgttctgactaatgagtcagcgctacgtgaccagtgtccagtaccactgccgaacctgactaataagtcacagcttcacagttgatattaacacctttgccaattctgactgatgagtcagtgcaacgtgaccagtgcccagtaccactgccgaacccgactaatgagtcacagcttcacagttggtactagcacctttgccaaatctgactaattagtcagtaccatgcacaggtaagcaatgttatcaatgtgtatcatatgccaattatccaagaatagggcattcagcatgcttactaaacagttgctagcataattataatcatgcacaaacacagagactcaagctctgaccaatctcatattcatcattcatggcatgccctaaccacatgtttctcgtgcatcacatgcatcacgtttaaccaaccagcatgcctcaataataatcatatgcaaatgggcaagattgccaagcattcattatgctatcaatgtttacatttaaacatccaacatgcatcaaacataaccatgcacgtcacatatggggtgcagttttcttacctcagatttgagctagaaccaatataagaacgacccttgagaacgatcaacctttaagcccttagcggtcacctaatcataaccaaatataggacatcatcaataacacgataatcaaaggttctcaaaccaatatctagcctccaagagatcaatccaaactaatccaagtagtaggaacactcccgaggcctatagttaagttcccggggtcaaaacgagcaaacggggcgaaaacagggcaagggctgcggcccccagggttctctgaggcaagggccgcggcgtcctccatcaagggccgcggcgcccagcaaggccaatttcctgacacttgcttcttcgaactagggccgcggcgctcaagaacagggctgcgaccccTAACcatgggccattcccaaacgtgttttaagcactccaaatcctccaaaaacatacccaaacattccccaatcatcaaatcaaagttcccaagcttcccaatactccaaaaccctcaaaacccaaggttcaaactaaccaaaaactcaacaattaacaaagtccaattctaagcttagaaactttaaaaacttaaaacttcaaacttagattacctttgattgggttgttttccatcaaatccttcggttaagatgcttctaatctttcctaggatcgctatgcctcgaccctcgcttgattccgactcctagaactcaagatttcctaaaaaatgctcaaacggtataACGGACCGttgagagagagaacgagaggttttctaacgtacgttcttatctgggaagctacttcaagcataagtaacctcaaataaaacctagtgctcgaggtcccgaaaacacccacggggacactatagtcaaaacttccagaatttcaccctgatctcaaatattcccaatctatcaccaaataaacatttctattaccccaaaattgaccccgttatgacaaaaccgctaatccattatatatgaccgtctcatgccgaatagctcgaatatatctccataataatgaaatctcattcacaaattacaatatgcacccaatggccaaattaccaaaatgccctttaatTATAAATGCACCCATATGCATGcgtttaccatcatataataatataattcacattaacatgcatatattcattttatatcatattaaatcaattatggccctcccggcctcctaatcaaggtcttaatccTTATTacgaaattcggggcattacagtttctatatatatatgtatacataggTGATTtggcaaaatgacctattttttaaagttattttgaacTCTAGCCTAGTTgtaataattctttgcaaaatagtctctcataatttagacagctagtcgaaaatttagacaggtgatCGAAAAATTCAAGCAGCCGgtcaaaaaatttagacaactggtcgaattttagacagaggtcattttgcaaaaaat
The genomic region above belongs to Humulus lupulus chromosome 1, drHumLupu1.1, whole genome shotgun sequence and contains:
- the LOC133833955 gene encoding uncharacterized protein LOC133833955, whose translation is MSYSNNSINSGRRYEEELQFNKPICDCGFESVIRTSWTVDNPGRRFYDCPNYKRNVNNCCQFLRWIDPIHGARNMNNLGGLFRKLEEIEANVKQLQILVEERNDEVDRMLKLLKNVKFGCLIYVIGNG